From Desulfomonilia bacterium, one genomic window encodes:
- a CDS encoding transposase — MEVEKDREETGERIDIQEYSDPDGSWLKKGTRSYFGYKGFAVAEDKGYIQEDSANVPEVRKLEEMLPSISAEILYADKGYASEGNRELLKDKFKDGIMHKAARNHPLTEGQKEANKLISKVRYIIEQDFGTLKRRFDFTRASYMTREKVETQFRLKAICLNLLKAVNSMTLQECLS; from the coding sequence ATACAGGAATATAGCGATCCTGATGGCAGTTGGCTGAAGAAAGGGACCAGATCTTACTTTGGATACAAGGGTTTTGCCGTTGCCGAAGACAAAGGGTACATACAGGAGGATTCGGCCAATGTTCCTGAAGTGAGAAAGCTTGAGGAAATGCTTCCATCCATAAGTGCTGAAATCCTTTATGCGGATAAGGGATATGCTTCCGAAGGCAACCGTGAATTGCTCAAGGATAAATTCAAAGACGGAATAATGCATAAGGCCGCCAGGAATCATCCACTTACCGAAGGGCAGAAAGAAGCCAATAAGCTTATCTCCAAAGTTCGCTACATAATAGAGCAGGACTTCGGGACTTTGAAAAGGCGATTTGATTTTACCCGGGCATCATACATGACAAGAGAAAAAGTCGAAACGCAGTTCAGGTTGAAAGCGATCTGTCTGAACCTCCTGAAAGCCGTAAACAGCATGACGCTTCAGGAATGTTTATCTTGA
- a CDS encoding multidrug efflux SMR transporter, whose protein sequence is MSWVLLAGAIFFEVAGTTFLKLSDGFSKVLPVVLMIVFYIASMYLLSLVLKKIEVGIAYAIWSGVGTATITLIGIAFFSESMNIIKLGGILLVIAGVTILNLAGSLH, encoded by the coding sequence GTGAGTTGGGTACTTCTTGCAGGGGCAATATTCTTTGAGGTTGCAGGGACGACTTTTCTGAAACTTTCAGACGGTTTTTCAAAGGTTTTGCCAGTTGTTTTGATGATTGTGTTTTATATTGCAAGCATGTACCTGCTGTCGCTCGTACTTAAAAAAATAGAGGTGGGAATAGCTTATGCAATCTGGTCCGGTGTCGGGACAGCAACGATAACACTGATAGGTATAGCGTTTTTCAGCGAAAGCATGAACATTATCAAATTAGGCGGGATACTTCTTGTGATTGCAGGTGTTACGATTCTCAACCTTGCCGGGAGTCTTCATTGA
- a CDS encoding HDOD domain-containing protein codes for MLKVTPANIDRILDEIEIPTLPSIASAIMERTLDDWANAKNLTGMVEKDTALAAKVLKVANSPFYHRIKEISTIRSAVVLLGMNVLRSIVLSISVINLFNSNKKNVIDLYRFWQHSISCAVCSRMIAAKTLPACEEDAFAAGLLHDIGKIVLDQNICLGGEYQEIIERVNSGTTDIIKCENSIIGINHADIGKKLIEKWNLPKVLCEAVGAHHKQPEVDMLDARDEMLCAIVNIADKITNHLGLGISTHSADFIDPAVLGKAGLGNKELQEISLELKDSVTAISDELGIPKIEPKTYFEILQAANTQLGRMSLDLEQKKLALERRTVELTGLNRMSSQLQSSMKLSEITEILTSNALTIMGSSSIRCLVRLSGMRILFTESLIEQGGVSTRSGITNATKDVLDKTQGIFPKQGGIIYAPVKVEGSIIGVIESTPLEAQHEDVTERTLLLRTIAEVGGHAIERATLVAKNLKAERLAAVSKTAIAANHEINSPLTTILLKLDMLLRDKSIKTETYVTIKGIKEEASKIKDLVKRMLEISDVVETDYLKHENKTEKMLDMKISAKKTESAADKKSEPKKPDSDTPGFEDYLE; via the coding sequence ATGTTGAAAGTGACACCAGCGAATATCGACAGGATACTTGATGAAATCGAGATTCCGACATTGCCTTCGATAGCATCTGCAATAATGGAAAGGACTCTTGACGACTGGGCGAATGCAAAGAATCTTACAGGCATGGTTGAAAAGGATACCGCGCTTGCGGCTAAAGTCCTCAAGGTTGCCAACTCTCCTTTTTATCACCGTATCAAGGAGATCTCCACAATCAGAAGCGCCGTAGTCCTTCTGGGCATGAATGTCTTAAGAAGTATTGTTCTGAGCATCTCGGTCATAAATCTTTTTAACAGCAATAAGAAGAATGTCATTGACCTCTACAGGTTCTGGCAGCACAGCATTTCATGCGCCGTCTGTTCCAGGATGATTGCGGCGAAAACGCTGCCGGCATGCGAAGAGGATGCCTTTGCGGCAGGGCTCCTTCATGACATCGGCAAGATAGTGCTGGATCAGAACATATGCCTTGGCGGTGAATATCAGGAGATTATCGAACGTGTAAATTCGGGTACGACCGATATAATAAAGTGTGAGAACAGCATTATCGGAATAAACCATGCGGACATCGGCAAAAAACTCATCGAGAAATGGAATCTGCCGAAAGTGTTGTGTGAAGCGGTAGGAGCACATCATAAACAGCCTGAGGTCGATATGCTTGACGCCAGGGATGAGATGCTGTGTGCAATCGTAAATATTGCAGACAAGATCACCAACCATCTCGGACTCGGAATAAGCACACACTCGGCCGATTTTATCGACCCGGCGGTTCTTGGTAAAGCCGGCCTCGGCAACAAGGAGTTACAGGAAATATCCCTTGAGCTTAAAGACAGTGTCACGGCTATCAGTGACGAACTCGGGATCCCCAAGATAGAACCAAAGACATATTTTGAGATACTGCAGGCAGCCAATACACAGCTTGGCAGGATGAGCCTTGATCTCGAGCAGAAAAAGCTTGCACTGGAAAGGAGAACGGTCGAGCTGACCGGGCTTAACCGCATGTCCAGCCAGTTGCAATCATCCATGAAACTTTCGGAGATTACCGAAATACTTACATCGAATGCGCTCACTATCATGGGGTCTTCCAGTATAAGATGCCTTGTAAGGCTTTCGGGCATGCGGATATTGTTTACGGAAAGCTTAATTGAACAGGGTGGCGTCTCCACACGTTCGGGCATTACGAATGCGACAAAGGATGTTCTCGACAAGACCCAGGGTATATTCCCGAAACAGGGCGGAATAATATATGCGCCTGTAAAGGTGGAAGGCAGCATTATCGGGGTGATTGAATCCACACCTCTTGAGGCACAGCACGAAGATGTAACGGAAAGGACTCTTCTTTTAAGGACCATTGCAGAAGTCGGAGGCCACGCAATCGAAAGGGCCACCCTAGTTGCCAAGAACCTGAAGGCTGAAAGGCTGGCGGCAGTCTCCAAGACCGCAATTGCAGCCAACCATGAAATAAACAGCCCACTTACGACAATCCTTTTGAAACTGGACATGCTTTTAAGGGATAAATCGATCAAGACGGAAACTTATGTCACTATCAAAGGCATCAAGGAAGAAGCCTCCAAAATCAAAGACCTGGTTAAGAGAATGCTTGAAATATCTGATGTTGTTGAAACAGACTATCTGAAACATGAAAACAAAACCGAAAAAATGCTCGATATGAAAATATCTGCAAAGAAAACTGAATCTGCTGCGGATAAAAAATCCGAGCCCAAAAAGCCTGACAGTGACACCCCGGGTTTCGAGGATTATCTGGAGTGA
- the ispG gene encoding flavodoxin-dependent (E)-4-hydroxy-3-methylbut-2-enyl-diphosphate synthase yields MTLPREKTRRIFVGGVQVGGGAPVTVQSMTNTLTTDIKATCAQIAALEKAGCDIVRVSIPDEESLAAFAEIKKQAGIPVVADIHFDYRLAVGAIIAGADCIRINPGNIGSRDKVRKVAKTAIEHNVPIRVGVNMGSVKRSVLNRFGKDRVGALVETAREQVMILEDFGLDAMKVSLKSSDVLETVSAYRLFSSISDRPLHLGVTEAGTMFSGAIRSAAGIGILLHEGIGDTIRVSLSADPVKEIVAGKVLLECLGLKKEGIRVISCPTCARANADVGEIASALEDSLSGIKRHMSVAVMGCIVNGPGEARDADIGVACDKKGALLFMHGKPIKRINNSEIIKTITDEIEKEFKE; encoded by the coding sequence ATGACACTACCCCGTGAAAAAACCCGAAGAATCTTTGTTGGGGGGGTACAGGTCGGAGGCGGTGCCCCTGTAACCGTTCAATCTATGACCAACACCCTGACAACCGACATCAAGGCCACGTGCGCACAAATTGCGGCGCTTGAAAAGGCAGGGTGTGATATTGTCAGGGTAAGCATCCCCGATGAAGAATCCCTGGCGGCGTTTGCCGAAATTAAAAAACAAGCCGGTATTCCAGTTGTTGCAGATATTCATTTCGACTACCGCCTTGCAGTGGGTGCCATCATCGCCGGTGCCGACTGCATAAGAATAAACCCCGGGAATATAGGCTCAAGGGATAAGGTCAGAAAGGTTGCCAAGACTGCAATTGAACACAACGTCCCGATACGGGTCGGCGTAAACATGGGATCCGTGAAAAGGTCCGTGCTGAACCGGTTCGGAAAAGACAGGGTTGGCGCGCTTGTAGAAACGGCACGGGAGCAGGTCATGATACTTGAAGATTTCGGGCTTGATGCGATGAAGGTGTCCCTCAAATCTTCCGATGTCCTTGAAACGGTCTCGGCATACAGGCTCTTTTCCAGCATTTCAGACAGGCCTTTGCATCTCGGGGTGACCGAGGCCGGTACCATGTTTTCAGGTGCCATAAGGAGCGCCGCAGGAATCGGGATACTCCTTCATGAAGGCATCGGTGATACGATTCGCGTTTCCTTGTCCGCTGATCCTGTAAAAGAAATCGTGGCAGGTAAAGTCCTTCTTGAATGCCTCGGGCTCAAGAAAGAGGGCATAAGGGTTATCTCATGCCCCACATGTGCAAGGGCCAATGCCGACGTAGGGGAAATAGCATCCGCACTGGAAGACAGCCTTTCGGGAATCAAGCGCCACATGAGCGTTGCTGTCATGGGCTGCATCGTGAACGGACCGGGAGAGGCCAGGGATGCGGATATCGGGGTCGCATGCGATAAAAAGGGCGCCTTGCTTTTTATGCATGGCAAACCCATCAAGAGAATAAACAATAGCGAGATAATAAAAACAATAACAGACGAGATCGAAAAGGAGTTCAAGGAATGA